The Papaver somniferum cultivar HN1 unplaced genomic scaffold, ASM357369v1 unplaced-scaffold_35, whole genome shotgun sequence genome segment actaacggagtttctttttgagactttcttttactacgtctgagtattttcttaagtttttgtataaacagATACAacatagaaataaagcaattctcacttttcttgTTCGTCAATTTAGGACGACAGGTCTTACAATCAGGAGAAGTGACGTGATTGCTAGACAATAGATGGTCACCTCTTGTCatgtattcgcgatcgaaaattctaagttttccgacaagtgtgtttcgcgaaagagtattaaggttatttccctcaacgatggcatgttttttggactcgtatctggatgacagcgatcggaggattttcatcacaatttccttttcaggaatggtcttacccaatgcacatgatgcattaacaatttcaggtagtttgtgataaaaattgtcaaacgattcttcttctgccatattaAGGTCTTcacattcggaattaaggttttgaagcctagcttccttttcactggggttaccttcaaatatgctttccaaagtatcccaagcttctttagatgtcGTGCATAAGGCCACATGAtgtcgaagatttggggtaatagcatgcaggatggcgttcagcccgtcggagttttgcGTTGCAACAATTAACTCGGCATCATTATACATAAGAAATTCTTTAGGTACAAATGCATCTCTTTCCATAATAACGGGAGtttcatagccattcacaacatagatccatgattggaagtcacgggactgaagaaatgtgcgcataacaactttccaccatagatagtttgagtcatcgaagactggtggtacgtttacagagatagcacttccgtccatagagtcagatcgctacaaacacagactgatgaggtctttaacgtgtttgcccgctccgataccaattgaaaaaacgggggtctaacaacaccacccaatatttcgcttagcaatttgtatggactaactccgaaatactttgctagagaatcaactagatagtcagactcaatctagataaaagtatcctaaggagttaatatctctctcttgatttgatttttactcaagctaaaaacaatagcgagtctttatcaaatacaaggaataacttggacggtaccgaagaccaatgtccaagtgttaatcaatgaaattgaCAATCACAAGGTCGGGTCtccaatcgattaaactttaacgcagaacccgtattatttcaaattataaagataaaacaatataatgcgaaaattgaaataacacagacaccagaagttttgttaacgaggaaaccgcaaatgcagaaaacccaagggacctagtccagattgaatacacactgtattaagccgctacagatactagcctactacaagctaactttagactggactatagttgaacctcaatcagtctcccaccgatccaagctacagttgtactcctacgcctctgatcccagcaggatactgtgcacttgattcccttagctgatctgacccacaaccaagagttgctgcaacccaaaatcgcagactagATAATAAACaaaactgtctcacacagaaaagtctatcaaaggataatctatctcccacagaaaaaccctaggtttcgtttcgtcttaagatataaaatcaaggtgaataggaaccaattgataatccggtcttatatttccgaagaacaacatagattaatcaatcatctctcaacaatccttcttgactacacaatcggtttgtcgaggaatcacaaacagtgagacgaagatgtttgtgacttctttatcttgcctatcggagaactctcacgatctcaagtcaatcaatagattgtactcgtacgatagaagatgcaagatcagatcacacaactacgataaaagtagtatcggtgtggtttcacaatcccaatgaagtctttaagtcgttaacttggttttagagaagaaaaccaaaggttaaaggagaatcgactctagcgagcgcactagtatcacacagacatgtggggattagttttgcacaatgctagatgtctcctttatatagcattcaaatcagggttttgccttagttacaaagcaatccatattcactattagatgaaaacctgatttagattcaagctaatatttctcaaccgttggatcgaaaacttagcttgtcacacacacttgggtagacgtttactgggtttgtgaaaatcatgcccaaacgtgtacgtgtatgttggttcaacatagtaacccaaaaggttaaccacctgagcaattcatattaacctagttgttcttcaccataactagttcaattgactcaaatgaactagttagagagttgttcaattgctgtgagatcttatgtaactacacaagacacaactaaaacaaagatgattcgattcgattgaatcggctcatgaactttatagccacggtttgcataaagcattccttagtaatttaagtttcatgttcagagcacatctttagatcataactacttaagctcacaaacaagttcgcggacttaaggcaactggtagagttttccaaactcaacagaaaatctcggcaaagagacttccgccagttcgccgactaggttcgcggactaaacacgcaaacgagtttttggaaaatcccagcacaaattctcggcaagagaacttccgtcagttcgcggactgagtttgcaaactgagttcgcggacttggcaaagccaattcttccggtttctctcaatcaacaaagttcgaaaacttcggattaaggaatacatgattatgtaatctaaactctcattccaatcattgagacattctcagaggacgttatatagccgttattcacagaccgtttcacgtcaaagcaattctcaaaagtaattgaaacttttcatgactttcgtcactaggtgaagataaacttgatcaaagcgaaacgctttaccaacacacgatttcgagaaaaagataagtagtgaatactcagctcgaaatttcaaatgtgtatgatccagtctatatagcatacgactttttgtctcataagaagtaggagatagaatagatagacttttgagtgatagataagttcaagtctccacatacctttttgttgatgaagttccacggttccttgagtagatcttcgaatatgatgaatcgacatgaagtccttgagctcaactacacttttctatcgtagtccgagacttagctataatagactagaaatcaagactcatagttttgatcactaacattgacaaacatgcttgatatagcaacgcatgcgaggtcgaccgagctatgctctaacactttgacttataatttattgttgtcTTAATCTTATTCTTTAGCATACGCTGAATTCGTCCATTCTCTTTGCTATACAAATATGTTTATGTACTGTGACTTTTAGCTGATATGGGATGATAAACATGTAACAAAATGGATGTGGACTTAAAATTTGTAAATAAATCTCACCATTTTATTTTGTTTCGATGTATTTCCACCAATAGAAACGCCACCTTGTTGTTCCATCAcaacttttttcttgatttgtccACGTCTCAAAAGTATACTATACTTTTCTTCATCGGTTAGAGAAGCATACTgcaattttgttttttgtttttttttttaaaaggagtGATCAAACAGAACAActaacgtaaaaaaaaaaaaactatttaaaaCTCACCGATGTTTCTGGCTGCACACGCACGCGTGGTTTGGGATCGAAATCCAATTTTTGAACTGTGCTAGCATCACTGCTAGCAGCCATTCTTTCCATATCTGCCTTCTTTTCTCTCGCCCACCGTGCTTTCTGGGCTACAAAATGTGTCTGAAAGTTCAAAAGGTAAAAATACACAATGAATTAGATAACGTGTGTGCATAACATATTTTACATTTGAATCCACACATATAAAATTCTCACCTAGGATACTTGTTTAGTGCTTTTAACTTTCTGCACTGGTTCCTTTTTGGATGCTTTCTCAGCCTTTTTCTGTTCATTATACGCCTTATTTCTCCTAGCCTGAATatcagaaataaaaataaattagaagACGAATTTTTAAAAACTAAATCCACACAAGCAATAATATCAATCCATACCTTACATCCCTCGAGTATGTATTGTGTGCAAGGTTGTTGACTAAAAAGCTGGAAaacgaaaaaaatatatttacttTGGCATATACACAGAAAATTCTAACCACATAAACTGGAGCTACATTTACAAATTCACTTTTCACCTGAGTTTGTCTTTGCTTCTCCGCCAGTACACGCTGTCTAATACAATATTATCGCTTTGTGTTTGCTGACGCATTAATTGTTCTATAGTCTGAGGTTCTCCTCCCAAATTAACTTCTCCAACACAGACAACCGACACCTGAAATatagaaaaatataatataacacAACCATCAATAACAATTTAACCATTAAATGTTGCTTTCGACATGGCTTAGATCTTAATTATTACAGTAAATAAATAACGTACGAACCTGAGCATTTATTGGACTATTGATATGGTCACCTTCCCGTTGTTTTATTGCTTTTCCAGACCCTTCGCTGCGAATATTTAATAATCCTTTACGTTCTTTTTCACGCTCTTGTTCCTTTTCGTTCAAACGACGCTGATGTTGACCCTCCACTTTTCGAGCATGAGACTTGCAGCCAAAATATAATCAACTTTTAAACACAAACCATTCTTTCATCTATACACACATGTTAATTAAAAGAATGAAGCCTTACCTTTGTCCTTTCTATTATGAACTGATTTTCAGGCCGTGCTTTGAactgtaaaaataaaacaatctATTATAAATAATCAAACacgttaatgtatataaaaaaaaatcaacaataaTAATATTGTTCCTCACCTGCTCCCGCGCTAATTGTTCTTTTAAAACACGCTCGTTGTATTCCCGTTGTTCTCTTTCTCGCCTAATATTCTCCTCTGCTCTAGCCTGCAATGAGTAAGTTTATAAACAATTAACAGTAATGTAAATACAAATAAAATCTCCCTTGAATATTAATGACAACCATTATATATTTATAAAGTACCTGTCGTTCAATTTCAAGTTGTTTTTCAAACTTCAACCTTGCTTCGCGCTCCTGCTGCTCCTTTTTTTTCCCTGTCACTCTACCTTTGCCTCTCCCACCTTAACTTCGCAGCCACATACCTTGCCTGCAATACGCATAAGATTTAAATTAATCAAATACATTGCTATGACAAACGATGTAAACAATCATATTTCGGAACATACATTAATGGTTTGTTGTCCATCCTCGCCAGCCTGCGATGATGTTTTCTTCTgccgctttgaagaactgatacataaATATATTCATTAAACGTACTGATCAATAAAAACGTTACAATTCAATGCTACATAATCAAAGACTAACCTCATGGTGTTTCAAACCAGTTAGATTTCGTCTGTAAACGTTTGCTAGACCAAAAACTCTGAATTGACAATGAAGTTATTCTTCTGTTGTGATGCTGTATAAATTTCACCTATATTATGACTGTTTAGCACTCTTATATAGACATAAATCAGCTTATATTAAGAAACCTAGTTGTGTATGTACTTTGGAATTTTCCAGCTTTAGGAAACTGAATTTCGATAGGAAACTGCTTTCCGTGCATCACGAATTGGAATTTTCCAGGTTTAGGAAACTTCTTTCTGTGCATCATGAACTGCAACGATTCGCAATATGTGTAGAGTGTTTGTCTTTCTATGTAAACAATTTCACCAGTTCCACGTAATATCTTTCCTGCGATGTAGTTATTGGTCAGTTCCATAACAGCAAGAATGTCACCTATCTTGGCTATTGGTTCATCCAATAAAAATATGTATGAACCTTGGACCCAATATGTAGTTTGATTTTGCGCTGTGGTAAGCCTGCAAATTTCTGGACATCTAAGAATTCAgctggaaatcctacaaccagTAATCTGTGAGGATGTTTTAGCTTCAGTATATCTTCGCCAAAGTATGTTAGTTCCTTTAATTCTTCGAAACCATCCCTTCCAAACATGTGTTCCCAATCAAATATTGAATCGTCCCAAGTCTCCATAAGATCCTTCATAGCTGGTGGCAAGTTTTACTGGCAAGGAAGATACACATTAAATACAATAGTAAAGTTGGTTTCAAACAAGAAACACTTTCTAAACGTTGTATGGGAATTTTAAAATTCTAAATATTGTACCTCATTGTAAGTCAGGTTGTCCTCTATCCAGCAAAACTCAGAAACTTTTTTCAGAGTATTATTGTTGGCAAACCAAGATTGTTtagctttttagggttttaaggATGTGGCTTCAGCTCTTTAGGATTAGATGCTTCGTTTTTGTCTATTTTAGTTATCAACAAATCTATGTCTCCTCCTGATTCGTATGCTGCTATATGAAACCAAACATCCATGCCTATGTTCATCTGTTATGATCAATATGAAACCAAACAAATAGCTTGATAATATGCTTAAATATACCAAAGAAAGAGCATGATAATGAAACCCTAACTATAACTAAATCATAGTTGTAGTTTTGATAGATTTTTTACTAATTGGCAGAAGGTATCCAACTCATAGTAAAAGGCTTCGATACATAACCATCCATTCCCCATTCCATACATTTCTCATGTGTTGCCTGGAATACATCAGTTGTCATGGCTAGTACTGGTGTGTGCCAGTTTGGAACATTCCCAAACATCTCTTATCAATAATAGTCTGTATTGGACCTCGGTAACCATAGAGGACTGAATCTGGTGTGAATCGAACACACAACCTTCTGACTTGGTGTCAGACGCACTACCATTGTGTCACAGACTCATATTCATTAATGTACGGTTTTAACCATGGAAGTCTATTAAATTAATTTATAGTGGCTGTGTTTGTAATGTTAAATTAAGATTCTGTTTGGTAGTACTCACCTATAGATGTCTTGATTACAGAATACCAAGACCAACATGCAGAACCACATTGACACTGTCATCCTACATAACACCATACACAAAAGACAACTGATTCATGTTAGTGTTTTTCCCAAAGCCATTAAGTGAATGCAGGGAATATTAGTGACAGTTAACTCTGTTTGATACTAAtgatcaatttgtgtttgtatgcAAGATAAACTGGAGGAGGAAATACTGGTAACTGTTAAAGTGCACAATATGAGTAGCATTGAGATGGGATCCTGGAAAACTGGGTACCTATTTCAACGATTTTTAATCCCAATTGAAAGATTGGCACATGCATATTTATAAATGGTAGATATAATACACACCAGTAAGAGAGAAacacaattaatattttccattATGTATACAAAACTTCACATTCTCATAAGAGAAAAAGCTGGATCATAACCTGATAAGCTTCTCAGTGGTACCTGTTGCCGAACTTACTCCTCTTTGTAAAAGTTTTCCTTTGTTTCAGTTTTCCTTCTTCTAAACACATTCGAAACATAATAAGTATCAAATATTTAAGAGAAGTCAATTTAAATCATGTAATTTGCTTAAAATAAATTGCGGAATAGGCAGAAGGGATGGATACCTTCTTGACCTTTTTATGAAAGGTGCAGGCGAAGCCT includes the following:
- the LOC113342186 gene encoding uncharacterized protein LOC113342186, which translates into the protein MELTNNYIAGKILRGTGEIVYIERQTLYTYCESLQFMMHRKKFPKPGKFQFVMHGKQFPIEIQFPKAGKFQSGRGKGRVTGKKKEQQEREARLKFEKQLEIERQARAEENIRREREQREYNERVLKEQLAREQFKARPENQFIIERTKSHARKVEGQHQRRLNEKEQEREKERKGLLNIRSEGSGKAIKQREGDHINSPINAQVSVVCVGEVNLGGEPQTIEQLMRQQTQSDNIVLDSVYWRRSKDKLSFLVNNLAHNTYSRDVRLGEIRRIMNRKRLRKHPKRNQCRKLKALNKYPRHIL